The following proteins come from a genomic window of Labeo rohita strain BAU-BD-2019 chromosome 25, IGBB_LRoh.1.0, whole genome shotgun sequence:
- the LOC127156612 gene encoding histone H2B-like: MPDPAKTAPKKGSKKAVTKTAGKGGKKRKRSRKESYAIYVYKVLKQVHPDTGISSKAMGIMNSFVNDIFERIAGEASRLAHYNKRSTITSREIQTAVRLLLPGELAKHAVSEGTKAVTKYTSSK; this comes from the coding sequence ATGCCTGATCCAGCGAAGACTGCGCCCAAGAAGGGCTCAAAGAAGGCCGTCACCAAGACCGCCGGCAAAGGAGGAAAGAAGCGCAAGAGGTCCAGGAAGGAGAGCTATGCTATCTACGTCTACAAAGTGCTGAAGCAGGTTCATCCTGATACTGGTATTTCTTCTAAGGCGATGGGAATCATGAATTCTTTCGTCAACGACATCTTCGAGCGCATCGCCGGTGAAGCTTCTCGTCTTGCTCACTACAACAAGCGCTCCACCATCACATCCAGAGAGATCCAGACCGCCGTGCGTCTGCTGCTGCCCGGTGAGCTGGCCAAACACGCCGTGTCTGAGGGCACAAAGGCCGTGACGAAGTACACCAGCtccaagtaa